One Hordeum vulgare subsp. vulgare chromosome 4H, MorexV3_pseudomolecules_assembly, whole genome shotgun sequence DNA window includes the following coding sequences:
- the LOC123446632 gene encoding transcription factor bHLH110-like isoform X1, with protein MDEILRAAAGSSLIATTMWNCPAHSSLLLPIGDDHVAVKCESSSSAAGSSAGFDGIRLAADYGHLCHHMSTLQNLPAPPLFATRSSESYFGMGDGSVYGGGDGRPAAFMHFGYTQTQPPTAATHPVRWTAAGGQTMVSDGSSFSGSKRRKTATTAHGPHGRLQGSSAKPRNNTAAAKAPCKRSQKLGDKITALQQLVSPYGKTDTASVLHEAAACIRSLHDQIQILAAPYPGESSSSPSSSQDAGEEPATGLRRRGLCVAPLSPAVASLVSGAARDHGRAHADVGGAWFTAL; from the exons ATGGATGAGATCCTGCGAGCTGCTGCTGGATCGAGCCTGATCGCCACGACAATGTGGAACTGCCCTGCGCACTCCTCGCTCCTGCTGCCCATCGGCGACGACCACG TTGCAGTGAAATGTGAATCCTCCAGCTCCGCCGCCGGATCCTCCGCGGGGTTCGACGGAAT CAGGCTCGCCGCCGACTACGGCCATCTCTGCCACCACATGTCGACGCTTCAGAACCTCCCGGCGCCGCCTCTCTTCGCCACCCGCAGCTCCGAGAGCTACTTCG GAATGGGAGACGGTtctgtctacggcggcggcgacggcaggcCTGCTGCGTTCATGCACTTCGGCTACACCCAGACCCAGCCACCTACTGCTGCCACC CATCCTGTGAGATGGACGGCAGCGGGCGGCCAGACGATGGTCTCTGACGGAAGCAGCTTCAGTGGCTCCAAAAGGCGCAAGACAGCCACGACGGCGCATGGTCCGCACGGCCGGCTGCAGGGCAGCAGCGCAAAGCCAAGAAATAATACAGCAGCTGCCAAG GCACCGTGCAAGAGGAGCCAGAAGCTGGGGGACAAGATCACGGCGCTCCAGCAGCTGGTTTCCCCCTACGGCAAG ACGGACACCGCGTCGGTTCTCCACGAGGCAGCCGCCTGCATCAGGAGCCTCCACGACCAAATCCAG ATCCTCGCCGCGCCCTACCCTGGAGAaagctcctcctcgccgtcctcgtcGCAGGATGCCGGAGAGGAGCCCGCGACGGGCCTGCGCCGGCGTGGCCTATGCGTGGCCCCGCTTTCGCCGGCCGTCGCGAGCCTCGTGTCCGGCGCAGCGCGTGACCACGGCCGCGCTCACGCCGACGTGGGGGGTGCTTGGTTCACTGCTCTGTAG
- the LOC123446632 gene encoding transcription factor bHLH110-like isoform X2, whose translation MDEILRAAAGSSLIATTMWNCPAHSSLLLPIGDDHVAVKCESSSSAAGSSAGFDGMLAADYGHLCHHMSTLQNLPAPPLFATRSSESYFGMGDGSVYGGGDGRPAAFMHFGYTQTQPPTAATHPVRWTAAGGQTMVSDGSSFSGSKRRKTATTAHGPHGRLQGSSAKPRNNTAAAKAPCKRSQKLGDKITALQQLVSPYGKTDTASVLHEAAACIRSLHDQIQILAAPYPGESSSSPSSSQDAGEEPATGLRRRGLCVAPLSPAVASLVSGAARDHGRAHADVGGAWFTAL comes from the exons ATGGATGAGATCCTGCGAGCTGCTGCTGGATCGAGCCTGATCGCCACGACAATGTGGAACTGCCCTGCGCACTCCTCGCTCCTGCTGCCCATCGGCGACGACCACG TTGCAGTGAAATGTGAATCCTCCAGCTCCGCCGCCGGATCCTCCGCGGGGTTCGACGGAAT GCTCGCCGCCGACTACGGCCATCTCTGCCACCACATGTCGACGCTTCAGAACCTCCCGGCGCCGCCTCTCTTCGCCACCCGCAGCTCCGAGAGCTACTTCG GAATGGGAGACGGTtctgtctacggcggcggcgacggcaggcCTGCTGCGTTCATGCACTTCGGCTACACCCAGACCCAGCCACCTACTGCTGCCACC CATCCTGTGAGATGGACGGCAGCGGGCGGCCAGACGATGGTCTCTGACGGAAGCAGCTTCAGTGGCTCCAAAAGGCGCAAGACAGCCACGACGGCGCATGGTCCGCACGGCCGGCTGCAGGGCAGCAGCGCAAAGCCAAGAAATAATACAGCAGCTGCCAAG GCACCGTGCAAGAGGAGCCAGAAGCTGGGGGACAAGATCACGGCGCTCCAGCAGCTGGTTTCCCCCTACGGCAAG ACGGACACCGCGTCGGTTCTCCACGAGGCAGCCGCCTGCATCAGGAGCCTCCACGACCAAATCCAG ATCCTCGCCGCGCCCTACCCTGGAGAaagctcctcctcgccgtcctcgtcGCAGGATGCCGGAGAGGAGCCCGCGACGGGCCTGCGCCGGCGTGGCCTATGCGTGGCCCCGCTTTCGCCGGCCGTCGCGAGCCTCGTGTCCGGCGCAGCGCGTGACCACGGCCGCGCTCACGCCGACGTGGGGGGTGCTTGGTTCACTGCTCTGTAG